A single genomic interval of Helianthus annuus cultivar XRQ/B chromosome 6, HanXRQr2.0-SUNRISE, whole genome shotgun sequence harbors:
- the LOC110870550 gene encoding VQ motif-containing protein 20-like — protein MSPTPFHAKQEQYEYGTYDHPPLKTTKDSNFIHCLPPPSSTEKTKPVEQQPPPRPLIIYTHSPKVIHTQPRDFMALVQKLTGYTRPLEDTQRAKCQANIDDNESTSVVTEEHGSSVNHDINSCFVEGGVGVAPPPFRLGFDPYFNPTPVFPTNRVDFLCTPSPFYNPDSMFLNRNSLSSSSLRVLKDFRDV, from the coding sequence ATGAGCCCTACACCATTCCATGCAAAACAAGAACAATACGAATATGGCACATATGATCACCCACCACTTAAGACCACCAAGGACTCCAACTTCATCCACTGTCTACCTCCACCCTCCTCCACCGAGAAGACCAAACCCGTAGAACAACAACCGCCCCCACGGCCCCTTATAATCTACACGCATTCGCCAAAAGTGATCCATACACAACCACGTGATTTCATGGCTTTGGTTCAAAAACTCACCGGATACACCCGGCCTCTAGAGGACACACAACGGGCCAAATGTCAAGCGAATATTGACGATAACGAGTCCACATCGGTCGTGACGGAGGAGCATGGGAGCAGTGTTAATCATGATATTAATTCTTGTTTTGTTGAGGGTGGTGTTGGGGTTGCACCACCACCTTTTCGGCTAGGGTTTGATCCTTATTTTAACCCTACACCGGTTTTTCCAACAAACCGGGTGGATTTCTTGTGCACACCAAGTCCTTTTTATAATCCGGATTCGATGTTTCTGAATCGAAATTcgttatcttcttcatcattgcGTGTTCTTAAGGATTTTCGAGATGTTTAA